Proteins encoded within one genomic window of Parachlamydia sp. AcF125:
- a CDS encoding GrpB family protein gives MKQKYVYKPNSDLFPGIFLKEKLRILNVLNNECLDIEHIGSTAIPGLGGKGIIDIGLPVAKNDIESASHKIESLGPKIN, from the coding sequence ATGAAACAAAAATATGTTTACAAACCCAATAGCGATCTTTTTCCAGGAATATTTTTAAAGGAAAAATTAAGAATTCTGAATGTTCTCAACAACGAATGCCTTGATATTGAGCATATCGGTAGTACAGCCATTCCAGGCCTTGGTGGTAAAGGCATCATTGACATAGGTTTGCCTGTTGCCAAAAATGATATCGAGAGTGCTTCCCATAAAATAGAAAGCCTAGGGCCAAAGATCAATTAG
- a CDS encoding GNAT family N-acetyltransferase, translating to MKEDFALVPRNDTSALECEDILFNGINEEAGRVKGLNPIRTFCFSIENSQKEILGGVNGIAYYGCLYVDMLWVSSKLRNKGWGTKLMQQAETLGKQEDCSFATVNTMDWEALPFYQKLGYTIEFVREGYQKNSKMYFLKKEL from the coding sequence GTGAAGGAAGATTTTGCATTAGTACCAAGAAACGACACATCCGCTCTCGAATGTGAAGATATCTTATTTAATGGCATTAACGAAGAGGCTGGAAGAGTAAAAGGGCTAAATCCCATTCGCACTTTTTGTTTCAGTATAGAAAATAGCCAAAAGGAAATTTTGGGAGGAGTTAATGGCATCGCCTATTACGGTTGCCTTTATGTAGATATGCTTTGGGTAAGTAGTAAGTTACGAAACAAAGGCTGGGGCACCAAATTAATGCAACAAGCTGAAACTTTAGGCAAACAGGAAGATTGTAGCTTTGCAACTGTGAATACTATGGATTGGGAAGCTTTACCCTTCTACCAAAAGCTTGGATATACAATTGAATTTGTGCGTGAGGGTTATCAAAAGAACTCAAAAATGTATTTTTTAAAAAAAGAATTGTGA
- a CDS encoding class I SAM-dependent methyltransferase, whose amino-acid sequence MNSNSENHGLSLISNQEENIYSVGMSTGGIAEIRMARALPNRHILATNIELEGANFAQHQIEQASLSDRIKVKIEDIAKPLPYADESFDFVYARLVLHYLPKPDLQNALQELHRILKSTGRIFVIVRSAACLEAQEGYYNPKNGMTTYTSKNGDTYNRYFHSEDSICDFLKSVGFYIKHIKTYDEQLCIDFQRTKPSNNIDNLIEVYASKSLEKNL is encoded by the coding sequence ATGAATTCTAATAGCGAAAATCATGGGTTATCACTCATTTCTAATCAGGAAGAAAATATTTATAGTGTCGGTATGTCTACAGGAGGAATAGCGGAAATTCGAATGGCAAGAGCCCTTCCAAATCGACATATTTTAGCAACAAATATTGAGCTTGAAGGTGCAAATTTTGCACAGCATCAGATTGAGCAAGCTTCATTATCTGATAGGATAAAAGTAAAAATTGAAGACATCGCAAAACCTCTTCCTTACGCCGATGAATCTTTTGATTTTGTCTATGCCCGATTAGTTCTTCACTACCTCCCCAAGCCTGATCTCCAAAATGCTCTACAAGAACTCCATAGAATTTTAAAATCGACTGGAAGGATTTTTGTTATAGTTCGCTCAGCAGCTTGTTTGGAAGCTCAGGAGGGTTATTATAATCCTAAAAATGGGATGACCACCTACACCTCAAAAAATGGAGACACCTATAACAGGTACTTTCATAGCGAAGATTCAATCTGTGACTTTCTAAAAAGCGTAGGGTTTTATATCAAACATATAAAAACATATGATGAACAGCTATGTATTGATTTCCAACGAACTAAACCATCTAATAACATCGATAACTTAATTGAAGTCTATGCTTCTAAATCGTTGGAGAAAAATTTGTGA
- a CDS encoding ATP-binding protein encodes MTDYDALLAELWDQPEDRVDFKEPFSLDSTSQKQVYGLIKDILGMSNREGGGFIIIGKKDGTKEAVGCSDEIIKSFDGTKVHDKVKSHGKPEPTFSVYSGMSPEGTKAIIIHVKEFSEIPIICSKNLSINGEKGLILRSGAIYIRSKTGSAQTCEISTEQDMPDLIDRAVLKSGGKLTSAISALIGRYAQEKTVDPLAKRESLQNWQREKDLLDKELTTLPPLSDPILQIVIHPSNYEKNLFDAKTLQSKLSRSCFFHGGWSFPCPDFEIRKGSYDLSGGSIILASSKRYADGDLDSVFGMMVSGLVTYREELTSAYDTNRSGKPFLILQAFLTVYRAVGFLGQCFGFMP; translated from the coding sequence ATGACTGATTACGATGCGTTACTTGCAGAACTTTGGGATCAACCTGAAGATAGAGTAGATTTCAAAGAACCCTTTTCTTTGGATTCAACTTCCCAAAAACAAGTCTATGGTCTCATAAAAGATATACTGGGCATGTCAAATCGAGAAGGAGGCGGTTTCATTATTATTGGAAAGAAGGACGGAACAAAGGAAGCTGTAGGTTGCAGTGACGAAATAATCAAGTCTTTCGATGGTACCAAAGTGCATGACAAAGTAAAATCACATGGCAAGCCTGAACCAACATTTAGCGTATATTCAGGGATGTCCCCAGAAGGTACAAAAGCCATCATCATTCACGTAAAGGAATTTTCAGAAATACCTATAATCTGTTCAAAAAATCTCTCAATTAACGGCGAGAAAGGGCTGATTCTGCGCTCAGGTGCTATATATATTAGGAGTAAAACAGGAAGCGCTCAAACTTGCGAGATTTCGACCGAACAGGACATGCCTGATTTAATCGATAGGGCTGTTCTAAAGAGTGGGGGAAAACTTACATCAGCTATCAGTGCTTTGATTGGCCGGTATGCTCAGGAAAAAACAGTTGACCCTTTAGCAAAACGCGAATCTCTGCAAAATTGGCAAAGAGAAAAGGACCTACTTGACAAAGAACTTACAACACTTCCGCCCTTGTCAGATCCCATTCTTCAGATCGTGATTCATCCCTCTAATTATGAAAAAAATCTTTTCGATGCTAAAACCCTTCAGAGTAAATTAAGTAGATCTTGTTTCTTCCATGGAGGTTGGTCCTTTCCTTGCCCCGATTTTGAGATCAGAAAGGGATCATATGATCTCAGCGGCGGAAGCATTATCCTTGCCTCTAGCAAACGTTATGCTGATGGGGATTTGGATTCAGTTTTTGGTATGATGGTCTCAGGGCTAGTAACCTATCGGGAAGAGCTAACCTCTGCTTATGACACAAATAGATCTGGTAAGCCATTTTTAATTCTACAAGCATTTTTAACTGTTTATCGTGCGGTGGGATTCTTAGGGCAATGCTTCGGATTTATGCCCTAA
- a CDS encoding metallophosphoesterase yields MKKWFIADTHFSHTNLIRYANRPFATVEEMDHSLIANWNNCVSMNDQVYFLGDFGLGDADHLHSICTQLNGQKVCLRGNHDRNSNWMHRVGFAIVLESAFLKIGRHVVELIYIPTESPPNHFQLHGHVHNKRPSKIISNQLNLCVEVWNYKPVPEKAIVSLLDKASKESNTK; encoded by the coding sequence ATGAAAAAATGGTTTATTGCTGATACTCACTTCTCCCACACAAACCTCATCCGATATGCAAATCGTCCCTTTGCTACAGTTGAAGAGATGGATCATAGCCTAATTGCAAATTGGAATAATTGCGTTAGCATGAATGATCAGGTCTATTTTCTCGGGGATTTTGGCTTAGGCGATGCCGATCACCTTCATTCAATTTGTACACAACTGAACGGTCAAAAAGTCTGCCTTAGAGGCAACCATGATCGAAACTCAAATTGGATGCATCGCGTAGGATTTGCCATTGTTTTGGAATCGGCCTTCCTGAAAATTGGCAGGCATGTTGTTGAATTAATCTATATCCCAACAGAAAGCCCTCCAAACCACTTTCAATTGCATGGTCACGTTCACAATAAAAGACCAAGTAAAATCATCTCCAACCAACTGAACCTTTGTGTAGAAGTCTGGAACTACAAGCCGGTTCCCGAAAAGGCTATTGTTAGCCTTTTGGATAAAGCGTCCAAAGAATCTAACACAAAGTGA
- a CDS encoding nucleotidyl transferase AbiEii/AbiGii toxin family protein, with protein sequence MNKSLKQSLKERLKVVAKERDLTFEEVWHNLILERFLARLCQSKYKTNFILKGGTLLARYIPIGRETKDLDFLVERLKNSEEFLGKAFDDICRISLSDGFEFEKVKIGNLPHPHMDYTGIEVLLLAKLGSPQSYIQIDLGFGDIVEPISHSLNLTATSKGPLFESQIQVRSYPKEFIFAEKLETVVHRGIGNSRMKDFHDLISLISLEGCLDRGYTEKVVKAVFLHRQTQIESLPIQLDAEAAEVLQSAWQNYHEKTFSSKKDKIPYRIKDVIALINTWLKINTSLCESGEP encoded by the coding sequence ATGAACAAATCTCTAAAGCAATCCTTGAAAGAGAGGCTTAAAGTCGTTGCAAAAGAACGAGATCTAACATTTGAAGAAGTTTGGCACAATCTGATTTTAGAACGCTTTTTGGCACGTCTCTGTCAATCCAAGTACAAGACGAATTTCATTCTAAAAGGAGGAACTCTTCTAGCAAGGTACATTCCCATAGGGAGAGAAACCAAAGACTTAGATTTTCTTGTTGAACGGCTTAAAAATAGCGAGGAGTTTCTTGGAAAAGCTTTTGATGATATTTGCCGCATCAGCCTTTCAGATGGGTTTGAATTTGAAAAAGTCAAAATCGGCAATTTACCACATCCCCACATGGACTACACAGGAATAGAGGTGTTGCTATTAGCAAAATTAGGTAGTCCGCAATCCTATATTCAAATCGATCTAGGTTTTGGTGATATTGTTGAGCCTATTAGCCATTCACTGAACCTAACAGCTACATCAAAAGGCCCTCTATTTGAAAGTCAAATCCAGGTACGATCCTACCCAAAGGAATTTATTTTTGCGGAGAAACTCGAAACCGTTGTGCATCGAGGCATTGGTAACTCGCGAATGAAAGATTTTCACGATCTTATTTCTCTAATTTCTTTAGAGGGTTGTTTGGATAGAGGCTATACCGAAAAAGTAGTTAAAGCAGTATTTCTACATCGGCAGACACAGATTGAATCATTGCCCATTCAACTTGATGCTGAAGCAGCAGAAGTACTGCAATCTGCCTGGCAAAATTACCATGAAAAGACGTTTTCTTCGAAAAAAGACAAGATTCCTTACAGAATCAAAGACGTCATAGCATTGATCAACACTTGGTTGAAAATTAATACGAGTCTTTGCGAATCAGGTGAGCCATGA
- a CDS encoding type IV toxin-antitoxin system AbiEi family antitoxin domain-containing protein: MRKSKYDQIIERLAERAVFTANEAREAGIPPRMLAHFCKRGLIERISRGIYKGGAAEVDIDFRWEDLALVAMSIPNGVICLISALCYYGLTDQIMREFWIAVPHALKSPKRPKTRIIRMRNIELGQTEITVGEDRLKIFDRERTVVDAFRHLSHEIALKALQAYLKQREPKPNLEKLLKYAKKLRMNIYPYVMALTT, translated from the coding sequence ATGAGAAAGTCAAAATATGATCAGATAATTGAAAGGCTTGCCGAAAGGGCGGTTTTTACGGCAAATGAAGCTCGCGAGGCTGGAATTCCTCCTCGTATGCTCGCGCATTTTTGTAAAAGAGGACTTATTGAGCGAATCAGCCGGGGTATTTATAAAGGAGGAGCTGCTGAAGTAGATATTGATTTCCGATGGGAAGATCTTGCCCTAGTAGCCATGAGCATACCAAATGGGGTGATCTGTCTCATCTCCGCTCTTTGCTATTACGGTTTAACCGATCAAATCATGCGAGAGTTTTGGATTGCTGTACCCCATGCATTAAAGAGTCCAAAAAGACCCAAGACGCGTATCATTCGCATGAGAAATATCGAATTGGGACAAACGGAAATCACAGTGGGAGAAGATCGTCTGAAAATATTTGATAGGGAGAGGACGGTTGTAGATGCTTTTCGACATCTTAGTCATGAAATTGCCCTGAAAGCATTGCAGGCATATCTAAAGCAAAGAGAGCCCAAACCGAATCTCGAAAAACTTTTAAAATATGCTAAAAAGCTGCGTATGAATATTTACCCTTATGTAATGGCCCTGACAACATGA
- a CDS encoding S9 family peptidase yields MKIINKLIYSCLILIPCIAFSNQVTNNEKRVSSLIPRSVLFQQKTKRCVSLSPNGQFVAYVAPDEFGNSYLWIKELFSTKNVKKIIPYKNSDGIREMRWQFDNKYILIANDENMNANVHLYQIQIETGQIKDLTPLNNIFTKIIAYHLQHPNNIIVQLFPMNLNEDQKKNYKCPGLHKINLETGEMTLYSENPGNVAFWGIDNELNLSCILSTTEDNQVHITVKDNKNWRHLISKGRDGNKDGITSPFIGFSKDNSELYLLSDLQNDTVRLLKVNLHTGNYEILAEDPQYDFCSANIFSEENSTIQFAAIIREKFEQIAIDPNSSTALKVLQNLYPGIIRILATDLSSHVWLVLHESDKCPPHYFVYDVKTQAVEPLFSENESIGHYLLNDTTSINFSAQDGMKIFGYLTLPQSIEAKNLPAIILVHGGPWARDYWEFNPMVQALANRGYAVLQVNYRGSSGYGKKYMHAGFLEMGGKISQDLIDGKNWLIEKGYIDPTRVAIMGHSFGGYNTLAGLIFTPDEFCCGIDLAGPTDLVEMVGKMSGVGSSWWHRYFGKEEEFLKSRSPLCHINKITKPLMVIDGVNDLDECKGEKMVQIMREHHLPVTHVVFLDEGHVIAKPKNQRKLFAAIESFLSAHLKGNSVPISLEDDFSELIR; encoded by the coding sequence ATGAAAATTATAAATAAATTAATTTATTCATGTTTAATCCTTATTCCGTGTATAGCCTTTAGCAATCAAGTTACCAACAATGAAAAACGTGTTTCAAGCCTTATACCCCGTTCAGTCTTATTTCAACAAAAAACCAAGCGTTGTGTAAGCCTATCTCCGAATGGTCAATTTGTAGCGTATGTAGCCCCAGATGAATTTGGAAATTCTTATTTGTGGATTAAAGAGTTATTCAGCACTAAGAATGTAAAAAAAATTATTCCTTATAAAAATTCAGATGGAATTAGAGAAATGCGTTGGCAATTCGATAACAAATATATTTTGATTGCCAATGATGAGAATATGAATGCTAATGTCCATTTGTATCAAATCCAAATTGAAACAGGACAAATTAAAGACCTCACCCCTTTAAACAATATTTTTACAAAAATTATTGCTTACCATCTCCAGCATCCGAATAATATAATTGTTCAATTGTTTCCCATGAATCTTAATGAAGATCAAAAAAAGAATTATAAATGCCCGGGTCTTCATAAAATCAATTTAGAAACAGGTGAAATGACCCTTTACTCGGAGAATCCTGGTAACGTAGCTTTTTGGGGTATAGATAATGAGCTTAACCTCTCCTGCATCTTATCTACAACCGAAGATAACCAAGTGCACATAACCGTTAAAGATAATAAAAATTGGCGACATCTTATTAGCAAGGGAAGAGATGGAAATAAAGATGGAATTACAAGCCCCTTTATAGGATTTTCTAAGGATAATTCAGAACTATACTTACTTTCTGATTTACAGAATGACACAGTCCGTTTGCTAAAAGTAAATTTGCATACAGGAAATTATGAAATTCTTGCTGAAGATCCTCAATATGACTTTTGTTCAGCAAATATCTTTTCAGAAGAAAATTCCACTATTCAATTTGCAGCTATTATAAGAGAAAAATTCGAACAAATTGCTATCGATCCAAACTCCTCTACGGCTTTGAAAGTTTTACAAAACCTTTATCCAGGTATAATTAGAATTTTAGCAACAGATTTATCAAGCCATGTATGGCTTGTACTTCACGAATCAGATAAGTGTCCACCTCACTATTTTGTATACGATGTGAAAACACAAGCTGTTGAGCCTCTATTTAGTGAGAATGAAAGCATTGGCCATTACTTATTGAATGACACTACTTCAATAAATTTCAGCGCTCAAGATGGAATGAAGATTTTTGGCTATTTGACATTACCTCAATCTATTGAAGCAAAAAATTTACCCGCAATTATTCTTGTTCATGGAGGACCTTGGGCTCGAGATTATTGGGAATTTAACCCTATGGTCCAAGCACTTGCTAATAGAGGATATGCAGTTCTTCAAGTAAACTACAGAGGTTCGAGTGGCTACGGCAAGAAATATATGCACGCTGGCTTTTTAGAGATGGGAGGCAAGATATCTCAAGATCTAATTGATGGAAAAAACTGGCTAATAGAGAAAGGATATATTGATCCTACAAGAGTAGCGATTATGGGTCATAGTTTTGGTGGATATAATACTTTAGCAGGATTGATATTTACGCCTGATGAATTTTGCTGCGGAATTGACCTTGCGGGCCCAACTGATCTAGTTGAAATGGTAGGTAAAATGTCGGGAGTAGGAAGCTCTTGGTGGCATAGATATTTTGGCAAAGAAGAAGAATTTTTAAAATCCCGTTCACCACTTTGTCATATTAATAAGATTACCAAACCTTTGATGGTTATTGATGGAGTTAATGATCTTGATGAATGTAAAGGTGAAAAAATGGTTCAAATTATGCGAGAGCATCACTTGCCTGTTACTCACGTAGTATTTTTAGATGAAGGTCATGTTATTGCGAAACCTAAAAATCAACGAAAACTATTTGCAGCAATTGAAAGCTTCTTATCAGCCCATCTAAAAGGCAATTCTGTACCGATTAGCCTAGAGGACGATTTTTCTGAGTTAATACGCTAA
- a CDS encoding NUDIX domain-containing protein — MKQIIRHGAYGIVIQGSKILLTQKKSGPYKGLWGLPGGAIEFGETPEETLKRELMEESCIEVSKLELLTVATSTGNYHDNDIPYSFHQVGLLYKILDWKERFEVLPEEENYWFELANIPQKELTPFALQAISILPQNQVWRPPNKIRGKVIGLAKHDNKLLVFEVLDDQGNLKGWCPIGGGIEFGEKAEDALIREINEELKCNVTITGKPIVYENIFEHHGSIGHEIIFAFPIKLSEENIYSNTRFQIREERGSTHWVEWIPIEEFEKSEAILFPSILINKLKELS, encoded by the coding sequence ATGAAGCAAATCATCAGGCATGGGGCTTATGGAATTGTAATTCAAGGCTCTAAAATTCTTCTGACTCAGAAAAAATCAGGACCATATAAAGGGTTGTGGGGTTTGCCTGGAGGAGCTATTGAATTTGGAGAAACGCCAGAAGAGACTTTAAAACGTGAACTGATGGAAGAATCTTGTATAGAGGTCTCTAAACTAGAACTTTTAACTGTCGCAACTTCTACTGGTAATTATCACGATAACGATATTCCATACAGTTTTCATCAAGTGGGTCTTTTATATAAAATATTAGATTGGAAGGAACGATTTGAAGTTTTACCAGAAGAGGAAAATTATTGGTTTGAATTAGCTAACATTCCTCAAAAAGAATTAACTCCTTTTGCTCTTCAAGCAATTTCTATTCTGCCACAAAATCAAGTATGGCGGCCTCCTAATAAAATTCGAGGTAAAGTCATTGGTCTTGCTAAGCATGATAATAAATTACTTGTTTTTGAAGTACTTGATGACCAAGGAAACTTAAAAGGATGGTGCCCGATTGGAGGTGGCATTGAATTTGGCGAAAAAGCAGAAGATGCTTTAATTCGAGAAATTAATGAAGAACTTAAGTGTAATGTCACAATCACAGGAAAACCTATAGTTTACGAAAATATTTTTGAACATCATGGCAGTATAGGTCATGAAATTATTTTTGCATTTCCTATTAAACTCAGTGAAGAAAACATTTATAGTAATACTCGATTTCAAATTCGTGAAGAAAGAGGAAGTACTCACTGGGTGGAATGGATTCCAATTGAAGAGTTTGAAAAAAGTGAAGCCATTTTGTTTCCTTCGATATTAATAAACAAACTTAAAGAGTTGTCATAA
- a CDS encoding Fic family protein, translating to MPFLPKFNITNSITAALVKIERTRGFLEAARLSDEWIAKMQAKTLILEAHYTTHIEGTHLTLDQSEQLLTGHEIENADPEDVRELLNYKRAFDLVADYLGSGEPIREGLIREIHKRLVEGVRGNSATPGEYRKIQNYVANSKTKEIIYTPPSAFEVPLMMTELVEWLKTEQEINPVLIAGIAQFQLVHIHPFLDGNGRSARLLSTLYLYKTGYDFKRLFTISEYYDRDRSNYYKAIQSVRENDMDMTSWLEYFVNGLATQLQEVQNRGQQVMKLDILSIQHQLSKREKGALEQALDEKGFSIKEFQLLFPETSKRTLQRELKHLLEIGLLKVEGSTNDRRYMINL from the coding sequence ATGCCATTTCTACCAAAATTCAATATCACAAATAGTATTACCGCTGCACTTGTAAAAATAGAGCGCACAAGGGGTTTTTTAGAAGCTGCACGGCTGTCAGATGAATGGATTGCTAAAATGCAGGCTAAAACTCTAATTTTAGAAGCTCACTATACAACACATATTGAGGGTACTCACCTAACCCTGGACCAATCTGAACAACTTTTAACTGGACATGAAATAGAGAATGCTGACCCTGAAGATGTTAGAGAGCTTTTGAACTATAAGAGAGCCTTTGATTTAGTTGCAGATTATTTAGGTAGTGGAGAGCCTATACGAGAAGGACTCATTCGAGAAATTCACAAAAGACTTGTTGAAGGTGTTAGAGGAAATTCTGCAACTCCAGGGGAATACAGAAAGATACAAAACTACGTTGCCAATTCTAAAACGAAGGAAATTATTTATACCCCGCCTTCAGCTTTTGAAGTTCCTCTTATGATGACAGAGCTAGTAGAATGGCTAAAAACTGAGCAAGAAATTAACCCTGTCCTTATTGCTGGAATAGCTCAGTTTCAGCTTGTACACATTCACCCATTTCTAGATGGCAACGGACGGTCAGCACGCTTGCTTTCAACACTCTATCTTTACAAAACAGGTTATGATTTTAAACGCCTTTTTACGATTAGCGAATATTATGATAGAGACCGTTCAAATTACTACAAAGCGATTCAATCCGTCCGAGAAAACGATATGGATATGACTTCTTGGTTAGAGTATTTTGTGAATGGATTAGCGACTCAGCTACAGGAAGTTCAAAATCGTGGCCAACAAGTGATGAAACTAGACATTCTGAGCATTCAACATCAACTTTCTAAAAGAGAAAAAGGAGCTCTTGAACAAGCTCTAGATGAAAAAGGATTTTCTATTAAAGAGTTTCAACTTCTTTTTCCTGAAACAAGTAAAAGAACCCTACAACGAGAATTAAAACATTTGCTTGAAATAGGGCTTTTAAAGGTAGAAGGCTCAACCAATGACCGCCGCTATATGATAAACTTGTGA